One Mailhella massiliensis DNA segment encodes these proteins:
- a CDS encoding holo-[acyl-carrier-protein] synthase yields MIQGTGFDLTALPRIRTMLEKYGERFLARLLTEKERSALPAASAARVAYAAGRFAAKEAAVKALGTGFAHGIGMHDVEILTLASGRPELHFHGAAKVRAEEMGVRAVHVSISHERDVAGAVVILES; encoded by the coding sequence ATGATACAAGGCACGGGGTTCGACCTTACGGCTCTGCCGCGCATACGGACCATGCTGGAAAAGTACGGCGAACGCTTTCTTGCCCGCCTGCTCACCGAGAAGGAACGCAGCGCCCTGCCCGCAGCTTCTGCGGCCCGCGTGGCCTACGCGGCGGGAAGATTCGCCGCCAAGGAAGCCGCGGTCAAGGCTCTCGGCACGGGGTTCGCCCACGGTATAGGCATGCATGACGTGGAAATACTCACCCTTGCCTCAGGCCGGCCCGAACTTCATTTTCACGGTGCGGCCAAAGTCAGAGCAGAAGAAATGGGCGTGCGAGCCGTGCACGTTTCCATTTCCCATGAACGCGACGTGGCCGGAGCCGTGGTGATTCTCGAATCATGA
- a CDS encoding sulfite exporter TauE/SafE family protein, with product MTILLLYLLCGATAGFLSGLIGIGGGLVVVPLLNMIFRLQSNIAPELIMHLAVGTSLSSILFTAVSSTRSHARMGGVLWKYVLGLSPAIVIGTLCASWLASRMSTSGLRGFFVVFLVCIATQMLLDFYPHPRKTMPGRAALAAAGFTIGGVSSLVGLGGGSMSVPFLRWCGVEMRQAVGTSAAISWPIAISGTVGFIIVGWGDPLLPAWSLGYINLPATLGIACSSVFFAPLGAKLAHTLPVPVLRRFFAVFLYVTAGEMLWNILH from the coding sequence ATGACCATTCTTCTGCTCTACCTTCTCTGCGGCGCCACCGCAGGCTTTCTCTCCGGGCTCATCGGCATCGGCGGGGGGCTCGTGGTCGTGCCGCTTCTGAACATGATTTTCCGGCTGCAGAGCAACATTGCGCCGGAACTCATCATGCATCTGGCCGTGGGTACGTCGCTCTCCAGCATTCTGTTCACGGCCGTGTCGAGCACGCGTTCTCATGCCCGCATGGGCGGCGTTCTGTGGAAATACGTTCTCGGCCTTTCCCCGGCCATCGTCATCGGCACGCTCTGTGCCTCATGGCTGGCCTCGCGCATGTCCACTTCCGGCCTGCGGGGCTTTTTCGTCGTGTTTCTCGTGTGCATCGCCACGCAGATGCTGCTTGATTTTTATCCGCATCCGCGAAAGACCATGCCCGGCAGGGCCGCTCTTGCGGCGGCGGGCTTCACCATCGGCGGCGTGTCCAGCCTCGTGGGGCTCGGCGGCGGGAGCATGTCCGTGCCTTTTCTGCGCTGGTGCGGCGTGGAGATGCGACAGGCCGTGGGTACCTCTGCCGCCATAAGCTGGCCCATAGCCATATCGGGCACCGTGGGCTTCATCATCGTGGGCTGGGGCGACCCGCTGCTTCCCGCCTGGAGCCTCGGCTACATCAATCTGCCCGCCACGCTGGGCATCGCCTGTTCCAGCGTCTTCTTCGCGCCCCTCGGCGCGAAACTCGCCCATACCCTGCCGGTACCCGTGCTGCGGCGATTCTTTGCCGTGTTTCTCTACGTAACCGCCGGGGAAATGCTCTGGAACATTCTGCACTGA